From the Sphingomonas phyllosphaerae 5.2 genome, one window contains:
- a CDS encoding FeoA family protein, producing MTLPISLETLPRHQAAIVDTIDWSRLATPEARRLRELGFDAGVAVQVLHRAQIGGGPVACRIGRMTVALRRAVAGAIRVSVEPLPAE from the coding sequence GTGACCCTGCCCATCAGCCTCGAAACGCTCCCGCGGCATCAGGCCGCCATCGTCGACACCATCGACTGGTCCCGCCTTGCCACGCCCGAAGCGCGGCGGTTGCGCGAACTGGGCTTCGACGCCGGCGTCGCGGTGCAGGTGCTGCACCGTGCGCAGATCGGCGGCGGACCGGTGGCGTGCCGGATCGGGCGGATGACGGTGGCGCTGCGCCGCGCGGTCGCCGGGGCGATCCGCGTCTCGGTCGAACCGCTGCCGGCCGAGTGA
- a CDS encoding response regulator gives MTDHSAPPTALIVEDEIFVALDLERILEDAGYTVVAIAADAASALSAAPGCCFAFVDVNLRDGATGPEIAERIAREHGVKVVFVTANPGQITNRDTALGYVRKPFNEEAILAAAHTASRAVDVAGDNIDFVRWSPVG, from the coding sequence GTGACCGACCATTCCGCACCCCCCACCGCGCTGATCGTCGAGGACGAGATTTTCGTCGCGCTCGATCTCGAGCGTATCCTGGAGGATGCCGGCTATACCGTCGTTGCGATCGCGGCGGACGCCGCATCAGCGCTGAGCGCAGCACCGGGATGTTGCTTCGCATTCGTCGACGTCAATCTGCGCGACGGCGCGACCGGGCCGGAGATCGCCGAGCGTATCGCGCGCGAACACGGCGTGAAGGTCGTTTTCGTCACCGCCAATCCGGGTCAGATCACCAACCGCGACACCGCGCTCGGCTATGTTCGCAAGCCGTTCAACGAAGAGGCGATCCTCGCCGCCGCACACACCGCTTCACGCGCGGTCGACGTTGCCGGCGACAATATCGATTTCGTCAGGTGGTCGCCAGTCGGCTGA
- a CDS encoding DMT family transporter: MPRSPAPTGNPAAFVAVVVANAALAFGPLFVRLADTGPVAAAFWRMALAVPLLAIAALALPGPASRSAPTSRIWLFVGLAGVAFAADLGTWHLGILHTTMANATLLGNSATFLFPLWGFLVARAWPTRMQGVALLLAAAGAALLMGRSYQLDPRHLAGDLLCVLAGILYALYFILMSDVRRALAPWPALALSSLAALLPLLGYALILGERIMPQHWTPLIALALVCQLLGQGCMIYALGRLPPLVIGLALLIQPAVAATIGWVHFGEALAAPDFVGIAMIAAALVLVRDRRRNATEPPPANPVPEEMR; the protein is encoded by the coding sequence ATGCCCCGTTCCCCTGCCCCCACCGGCAATCCCGCCGCCTTCGTCGCGGTGGTCGTCGCCAATGCCGCGCTGGCGTTCGGGCCGCTGTTCGTGCGGCTCGCCGACACCGGCCCGGTCGCCGCCGCGTTCTGGCGGATGGCGCTGGCGGTGCCGCTGCTCGCGATCGCCGCGCTGGCGCTGCCGGGGCCGGCCTCGCGCAGCGCGCCCACGTCGCGGATATGGTTGTTCGTGGGGCTCGCCGGCGTCGCCTTCGCCGCCGACCTGGGGACATGGCACCTCGGCATCCTGCACACCACGATGGCGAACGCCACGCTGCTCGGCAATTCGGCGACGTTCCTCTTTCCACTCTGGGGGTTCCTCGTCGCGCGCGCCTGGCCGACGCGGATGCAGGGCGTCGCGCTGCTGCTCGCCGCCGCCGGCGCCGCGCTGTTGATGGGGCGGTCCTACCAGCTCGATCCGCGCCACCTTGCCGGCGACCTGCTGTGCGTACTGGCCGGGATATTGTACGCGCTGTATTTCATCCTGATGTCCGACGTGCGGCGCGCGCTCGCCCCCTGGCCGGCACTGGCGCTGTCGTCGCTGGCGGCGCTGCTGCCGCTGCTGGGTTACGCGCTGATCCTTGGCGAGCGGATCATGCCGCAGCACTGGACGCCGTTGATCGCGCTGGCGCTGGTCTGCCAGCTGCTCGGACAGGGCTGCATGATCTACGCGCTCGGCCGCTTGCCGCCGCTGGTGATCGGGCTCGCGCTGCTGATCCAGCCGGCGGTGGCGGCGACGATCGGCTGGGTGCATTTCGGCGAAGCGCTCGCCGCGCCCGACTTCGTGGGGATCGCGATGATCGCTGCGGCATTGGTGCTGGTGCGCGACCGCCGCCGCAATGCTACGGAGCCGCCACCCGCCAATCCCGTGCCGGAGGAGATGCGATGA
- the argH gene encoding argininosuccinate lyase, protein MWGGRFAEGPAAVMREINASIPFDKRMWRQDVAGSRAHVAMLGAQGIVSAGDAAAIGAGLEQVAQGYADGGVPDDLAMEDIHMLTEARLSDAIGAAAGRLHTARSRNDQVATDFRLWVRDATDQVLAALAALDDALLARAEEHADSVMPGFTHLQSAQPVTLGHHLMAYHEMVARDVSRFTDNRARGNLCPLGAAALAGTGFPIDRAATAAALGFDGPTRNSLDSVSDRDFALDYLMAAAQCSLHLSRLAEEFVLWASQPFGFVSLSDQWSTGSSIMPQKRNPDAAELVRGHAGRITGCLVSLIVTMKGLPLAYSKDMQDDKPPVFECHDLLAISIAAMTGMVESATFRTDRMRGLAESGYATATDLADWLVREADVPFREAHHITGRAVARAEALGCTLDKVPLADLQAIDPRITDSVYGVLSVDASVASRRSFGGTAPDNVRAAIRAARA, encoded by the coding sequence ATGTGGGGTGGGCGGTTCGCCGAAGGGCCAGCCGCTGTCATGCGCGAGATAAACGCGTCCATCCCCTTCGACAAGCGGATGTGGCGGCAGGACGTGGCCGGCAGCCGCGCGCATGTCGCGATGCTGGGCGCGCAGGGCATCGTCTCCGCCGGGGACGCCGCCGCGATCGGCGCCGGGCTGGAACAGGTTGCGCAGGGCTATGCCGATGGCGGCGTGCCCGATGATCTGGCGATGGAGGACATCCATATGCTGACGGAAGCGCGGCTGTCCGACGCGATCGGCGCCGCGGCCGGACGCCTCCACACCGCCCGCAGCCGCAACGATCAGGTCGCGACGGACTTCCGCCTGTGGGTGCGCGATGCGACCGACCAGGTGCTCGCCGCGCTCGCCGCGCTGGACGACGCGTTGCTGGCGCGCGCGGAGGAACACGCCGATAGCGTGATGCCGGGCTTCACGCACCTGCAATCGGCGCAGCCGGTGACGCTGGGTCATCACCTGATGGCCTATCACGAGATGGTGGCGCGCGACGTGTCGCGCTTCACCGACAATCGCGCGCGCGGCAATCTCTGCCCGCTGGGCGCTGCCGCGCTGGCGGGCACGGGCTTTCCGATCGACCGCGCGGCGACCGCCGCCGCGCTCGGCTTCGACGGACCGACCCGCAACAGCCTAGATTCGGTCAGCGATCGCGACTTCGCGCTCGATTACCTGATGGCGGCGGCGCAATGTTCGCTGCACCTCAGCCGCCTCGCCGAGGAGTTCGTGCTGTGGGCGTCGCAGCCGTTCGGGTTCGTCTCCCTGTCCGACCAATGGTCGACCGGCAGCTCGATCATGCCGCAGAAGCGCAACCCCGATGCCGCCGAGCTGGTGCGCGGCCATGCCGGGCGGATCACCGGCTGCCTCGTCAGCCTGATCGTGACAATGAAGGGGCTGCCGCTCGCCTATTCCAAGGACATGCAGGACGACAAGCCGCCGGTGTTCGAATGCCATGACCTGCTGGCGATCTCGATCGCGGCGATGACCGGCATGGTGGAGAGTGCGACGTTCCGCACCGACCGGATGCGCGGCCTCGCCGAAAGCGGCTATGCCACCGCCACCGATCTGGCCGACTGGCTGGTGCGTGAGGCCGACGTCCCGTTCCGCGAGGCGCATCATATTACCGGACGCGCGGTGGCGCGCGCGGAGGCGCTGGGCTGCACGCTCGACAAGGTGCCGCTCGCCGATCTGCAGGCGATCGACCCGCGGATCACCGACAGCGTTTACGGCGTGCTGTCGGTCGACGCCTCTGTCGCGAGCCGCAGGAGCTTCGGCGGGACCGCGCCCGACAACGTCCGCGCCGCCATCCGGGCGGCACGCGCGTGA
- the ssb gene encoding single-stranded DNA-binding protein has product MAGSVNKVILVGNLGRDPESRSFQNGGKVVNLRIATSESWKDRNSGEKKEKTEWHSVAIFNEGLANVAERFLRKGSKVYIEGQLQTRKWQDQQGQDRYSTEVVLQGFNSVLTMLDGPGGGGGGARDDMGGDDFGGGGGYGGGAPRGGGAGGSRGASGGGSAGGGAARGGSYGGGFADDLDDDVPF; this is encoded by the coding sequence ATGGCAGGCAGCGTCAACAAGGTCATTCTCGTCGGCAATCTCGGGCGCGATCCCGAGTCGCGCTCGTTCCAGAACGGCGGCAAGGTCGTCAACCTGCGGATCGCGACGTCCGAATCGTGGAAGGACCGCAACAGCGGCGAGAAGAAGGAAAAGACCGAATGGCATTCGGTCGCGATCTTCAACGAAGGGCTGGCCAACGTCGCCGAGCGGTTCCTGCGCAAGGGCAGCAAGGTCTATATCGAGGGCCAGCTGCAGACGCGTAAGTGGCAGGACCAGCAGGGGCAGGATCGTTATTCGACCGAGGTGGTGCTGCAAGGCTTCAACTCCGTGCTGACGATGCTCGACGGCCCCGGCGGCGGTGGCGGCGGCGCTCGTGACGACATGGGCGGCGATGACTTCGGTGGCGGTGGTGGTTACGGCGGCGGTGCCCCGCGTGGCGGCGGTGCGGGCGGTTCGCGCGGCGCGAGCGGCGGCGGGTCCGCTGGCGGCGGTGCGGCGCGCGGTGGCAGCTACGGCGGCGGCTTCGCGGACGATCTCGACGACGACGTACCGTTCTGA
- the feoB gene encoding ferrous iron transporter B, producing MEMPPLVAMVGNPNAGKSALFNALTGARQKVGNYPGVTVERHSGRLVLDDGRPVELVDLPGAYSLDPSSPDERVTRDVLLGAQAGERRPDVLVVVLDAANLDNHLRFAMQLIALGLPVVVALNMVDLAERDGLVLDAAVLERELGVPVVPTVAVRRRGIDVLRAALTGIVGIAPDAAVAAAPDEDIRTLQRRARDLSKAATVSETPTRRWHHALDGVALHPVFGPILLVALLFVMFQAVFSWSEAPIGWIEDGFAALETAIKGALPAGFLRSLLTDGVIAGVGAVVVFLPQILILFLFILVLEASGYMVRAAFLMDRLMAGVGLSGRAFIPLLSSFACAVPGIMATRTIDDEKDRLTTILIAPLMTCSARLPVYTIIIGAFIPAREVVPFVGLQGLVLLALYLLGIVGAFVAALLLRRTVTKGESSGFMMEMPKYQLPRLRDVAIGLWSRAAIFLKRAGTTIALTTIVLWALLSFPQAPRGQSQVEYSIAGRIASGLEVVVRPIGFNHDIALALIPAMAAREVAVAAIGTAYAIDDTEDAAGSKSLVDHLRGRWSLPTALAFLMWFVFAPQCISTIAVTRRETNGWKWPMFMLGYLFVTAYVMAGITYWLAVLAGL from the coding sequence ATGGAAATGCCCCCGCTGGTCGCGATGGTCGGCAATCCCAATGCCGGCAAGAGCGCGCTGTTCAACGCGCTGACCGGCGCGCGGCAGAAGGTCGGCAATTATCCCGGCGTCACCGTGGAGCGCCATTCCGGCCGGCTCGTGCTGGACGATGGCCGCCCGGTCGAGCTGGTCGACCTGCCCGGCGCCTACAGCCTCGACCCCTCTTCCCCTGACGAGCGGGTGACGCGCGACGTGCTGCTCGGCGCACAGGCGGGCGAACGCCGCCCCGACGTGCTGGTCGTGGTGCTCGACGCCGCCAACCTCGACAATCACCTGCGCTTCGCGATGCAGCTGATCGCGCTGGGGCTGCCGGTGGTGGTCGCGCTCAACATGGTCGACCTGGCCGAGCGCGACGGGCTGGTGCTGGACGCGGCGGTGCTGGAGCGCGAACTAGGCGTGCCGGTGGTGCCAACCGTCGCGGTGCGGCGGCGCGGCATCGACGTGCTGCGCGCCGCGCTGACCGGGATCGTCGGCATCGCACCCGATGCCGCGGTCGCCGCCGCGCCCGACGAGGACATTCGGACGCTGCAACGCCGCGCACGCGACCTGTCGAAGGCCGCGACCGTCAGCGAGACGCCGACGCGCCGCTGGCACCACGCGCTGGATGGAGTCGCGCTCCACCCGGTGTTCGGCCCGATCCTGCTCGTCGCGCTGCTGTTCGTGATGTTCCAGGCGGTGTTCAGCTGGTCGGAAGCGCCGATCGGCTGGATCGAGGACGGCTTCGCCGCACTGGAGACGGCGATCAAGGGCGCGCTGCCCGCCGGCTTCCTGCGCTCGCTGCTGACCGATGGCGTTATCGCCGGGGTCGGCGCGGTCGTGGTGTTCCTGCCGCAGATCCTGATCCTGTTCCTCTTCATCCTCGTGCTGGAGGCCTCGGGCTATATGGTCCGGGCCGCTTTCCTGATGGATCGGTTGATGGCTGGCGTCGGGCTGTCGGGGCGCGCGTTCATCCCATTGCTGTCCAGCTTCGCATGCGCGGTGCCGGGGATCATGGCGACGCGCACGATCGACGACGAAAAGGACCGGCTGACGACGATCCTGATCGCGCCGCTGATGACCTGCTCGGCGCGGCTGCCGGTCTATACGATCATCATCGGTGCATTCATTCCCGCGCGGGAGGTGGTGCCGTTCGTCGGCTTGCAGGGACTGGTGCTGCTCGCGCTGTACCTGTTGGGCATCGTCGGGGCGTTCGTCGCCGCGCTGCTGCTACGCCGCACGGTGACGAAGGGCGAATCGTCGGGCTTCATGATGGAAATGCCCAAATATCAGCTGCCCCGCCTGCGTGACGTCGCGATCGGGCTGTGGAGCCGTGCGGCGATCTTCCTGAAGCGCGCCGGCACGACGATCGCGCTGACGACGATCGTGCTGTGGGCGCTGCTCAGCTTCCCGCAGGCGCCGCGCGGACAGAGCCAGGTCGAATATTCGATCGCGGGACGGATCGCCAGCGGGCTGGAGGTCGTGGTGCGGCCGATCGGCTTCAATCACGACATCGCGCTTGCGCTGATCCCGGCGATGGCGGCGCGCGAGGTGGCGGTGGCAGCGATCGGCACGGCCTATGCGATCGACGATACCGAGGATGCGGCCGGATCGAAAAGCCTGGTCGATCACCTGCGCGGGCGCTGGTCGCTGCCCACCGCACTCGCCTTTCTGATGTGGTTCGTGTTCGCGCCGCAATGCATCAGCACGATCGCGGTGACCCGGCGTGAGACGAACGGCTGGAAATGGCCGATGTTCATGCTCGGTTATCTGTTCGTGACCGCTTATGTGATGGCGGGGATCACGTATTGGCTGGCGGTGCTCGCCGGGCTTTGA
- a CDS encoding TlpA family protein disulfide reductase: MASRVAIVCLLGTALALAACDKGSPSNGQAPAADIAGSDEVSSDEAPATGAPKADKIDRSHKGEAAPAVSFAAPGGTGGPTTLASFKGKPVLVNLWATWCAPCVKEMPTLDAAAAALGDKVPVLAISQDMEPAKANAFLAERKFTHLKPYLDAKLALSTAYGASLPTTILYGADGKEIWRVTGDMDWTGAEAKKLLAEAA, from the coding sequence ATGGCATCCCGCGTCGCGATCGTCTGTCTCCTCGGCACCGCGCTGGCCCTTGCGGCGTGCGATAAGGGGTCGCCGTCGAACGGGCAAGCGCCGGCCGCCGACATCGCCGGCAGCGACGAAGTCAGCAGCGACGAAGCACCCGCGACCGGCGCACCGAAGGCCGACAAGATCGACCGCAGCCACAAGGGCGAGGCCGCGCCCGCCGTGTCCTTCGCAGCGCCGGGCGGGACCGGCGGCCCGACAACGCTGGCGTCGTTCAAGGGCAAGCCGGTGCTGGTGAACCTGTGGGCGACATGGTGTGCGCCGTGCGTGAAGGAGATGCCCACGCTGGACGCCGCCGCCGCGGCGCTGGGCGACAAGGTGCCGGTGCTGGCGATCAGCCAGGACATGGAGCCGGCCAAGGCGAATGCCTTCCTGGCGGAGCGCAAGTTCACGCACCTGAAGCCGTATCTGGACGCCAAGCTGGCGCTGAGCACCGCTTATGGCGCAAGCCTGCCGACGACGATCCTCTACGGCGCCGACGGCAAGGAGATCTGGCGCGTCACCGGCGACATGGACTGGACCGGCGCCGAGGCGAAGAAGCTGCTGGCCGAGGCGGCGTAA
- a CDS encoding precorrin-2 dehydrogenase/sirohydrochlorin ferrochelatase family protein yields MTLHSLPLFVRLNGRPVILVGAGEAAEPKRRLLERAGAIVVGEDDPEARLAIVADDDAAVARLKARGVLVNAVDRPELCDFTLPAIVDRAPVLVAIGTGGVSAGLAAAVRQRLEAVLPASLGRLAEALHGARAGLRAALPDGGARRRAIGAALAPGAALDPLADYDGRDAAAAVLASAAAGGVVRLVLASRDPDDLTLRQARLLAAADRVTHRADVPAAILDRARADALRMPCDAAPVSGEGLTVDVAMHA; encoded by the coding sequence ATGACGCTGCATAGCCTTCCGCTGTTCGTACGGCTGAACGGTCGCCCGGTGATCCTTGTCGGCGCGGGGGAGGCAGCCGAGCCGAAGCGGCGGTTGCTGGAGCGTGCCGGGGCGATCGTCGTCGGCGAGGATGACCCGGAAGCCCGGCTCGCGATCGTCGCTGACGACGACGCGGCGGTGGCGCGGCTGAAGGCGCGCGGCGTGCTGGTCAACGCGGTCGACCGGCCCGAGCTGTGCGACTTCACGTTGCCCGCGATCGTCGACCGCGCACCGGTGCTGGTCGCGATCGGCACCGGCGGCGTGTCGGCGGGGCTGGCGGCGGCGGTGCGGCAGCGGCTGGAGGCGGTGCTGCCGGCGTCGCTCGGCCGGCTGGCTGAGGCGTTGCACGGTGCGCGCGCCGGGTTGCGCGCCGCGCTGCCCGATGGCGGTGCGCGACGGCGGGCGATCGGCGCGGCGCTGGCGCCGGGTGCGGCGCTCGATCCGCTCGCCGACTACGACGGGCGCGATGCCGCGGCGGCGGTGCTGGCGAGTGCGGCGGCGGGCGGGGTGGTGCGGCTGGTGCTGGCGTCGCGCGATCCCGACGATCTCACGCTGCGGCAGGCACGGCTGCTCGCCGCTGCCGACCGCGTCACGCACCGCGCCGACGTGCCCGCGGCGATCCTCGACCGCGCGCGCGCCGATGCGCTGCGGATGCCGTGCGATGCTGCGCCGGTATCCGGCGAGGGGCTCACCGTCGACGTGGCGATGCACGCATGA
- a CDS encoding PAS domain-containing protein: protein MSAPLCPADAAPATIAGAGPIDERQRRATIDAYNLVALRRAAALKQITDFAARLCEAEIALVSLVEEDEQSFLSATGTDLDGTPRAMSFCAYAMWQDDIMVVPDATQDPRFADNPLLVDPGVRFYAGAPLVTEEGVPLGALCVLGTSPRPAGLTALQLGGLRVLGAAVMARVHGSRDHAVSQVARREAEDSETRFRILADTMPQMVWSTLPDGYHDYYNARWYAFTGTPEGSTDGEAWNGMFHADDQERAWAAWRHALGTGEPYQIEYRLRHHDGTYRWVLGRALPIRDAAGTITRWFGTCTDIHQQRLAMEEREIVSQELSHRIKNIFSVVAGLVHLTGRTHPPLAGLLGELRQRITALGRAHDFVRPHSDQSRPSVRQDSLHGLLEELFIPYQSRSGERFTIKGDNVVVDDRAATPLALIFHELATNASKYGALSSIDGRVTMIVTDTGRDVVLLWHEQGGPTLHDAPTQHGFGSQLIEMSAKRQLGGTLVREWHADGLRVEVRVPREAFSRLATT from the coding sequence GTGAGCGCACCCCTCTGCCCCGCGGATGCCGCGCCAGCCACGATCGCGGGTGCCGGCCCGATCGACGAGCGGCAGCGTCGTGCGACGATCGACGCGTACAATCTCGTCGCGCTTCGCCGCGCCGCCGCGCTCAAGCAGATCACCGACTTCGCGGCACGATTGTGCGAGGCGGAGATCGCGCTGGTCTCGCTGGTCGAGGAGGACGAGCAATCGTTCCTCTCCGCGACCGGCACCGACCTCGACGGCACGCCGCGCGCGATGTCGTTCTGCGCCTATGCGATGTGGCAGGACGACATCATGGTCGTCCCCGACGCGACGCAGGACCCGCGGTTCGCCGACAATCCACTGCTCGTCGATCCGGGCGTGCGCTTCTATGCCGGCGCGCCGCTGGTCACCGAGGAAGGAGTCCCGCTCGGGGCGTTGTGCGTGCTCGGCACGTCGCCACGCCCGGCCGGGCTGACCGCGCTCCAGCTGGGCGGGCTGCGCGTGCTGGGGGCCGCCGTCATGGCGCGCGTCCACGGCTCGCGCGATCACGCCGTCTCGCAGGTCGCGCGCCGCGAGGCCGAGGATAGCGAGACGCGCTTCCGCATCCTGGCCGACACCATGCCGCAGATGGTGTGGTCGACGCTGCCGGACGGCTATCACGATTACTATAATGCGCGCTGGTACGCCTTCACCGGCACGCCGGAGGGCTCGACGGACGGCGAAGCCTGGAACGGGATGTTCCACGCCGACGATCAGGAGCGTGCGTGGGCGGCGTGGCGCCACGCGCTGGGAACAGGCGAGCCGTATCAGATCGAATATCGGCTGCGGCACCATGACGGCACCTATCGCTGGGTGCTGGGCCGCGCGCTGCCGATCCGCGATGCCGCGGGCACGATCACGCGCTGGTTCGGCACCTGCACCGACATCCATCAGCAGAGGCTGGCGATGGAGGAGCGCGAGATCGTCAGCCAGGAACTGAGCCACCGCATCAAGAACATCTTCTCGGTCGTCGCGGGGTTGGTGCACCTGACCGGGCGCACGCACCCGCCGCTCGCCGGGCTGCTGGGCGAGCTGCGTCAGCGCATCACCGCGCTTGGCCGCGCGCATGATTTCGTCCGCCCGCACAGCGACCAGTCGCGCCCGAGCGTGCGACAGGACAGCCTGCACGGCCTGCTCGAGGAGCTTTTCATCCCCTATCAGTCGCGCAGCGGCGAGCGCTTCACGATCAAGGGCGACAATGTCGTGGTCGACGATCGCGCCGCCACCCCGCTGGCGCTGATCTTCCACGAGCTGGCGACCAACGCGAGCAAATATGGCGCGCTGTCCAGCATCGACGGGCGGGTAACGATGATCGTCACCGACACCGGTCGGGACGTCGTCCTGCTATGGCATGAACAGGGCGGGCCGACGCTTCACGACGCACCGACGCAGCACGGCTTCGGCTCGCAATTGATCGAAATGAGCGCCAAGCGTCAGCTGGGCGGGACGCTGGTGCGGGAATGGCATGCGGACGGACTGCGGGTCGAGGTGCGCGTCCCACGCGAGGCGTTCAGCCGACTGGCGACCACCTGA
- the lysA gene encoding diaminopimelate decarboxylase has product MDHFHYRDGALWCEGVPLTRIADEVGTPVYVYSAAAFRAQARAFRDALAGVPDVHLAYAIKANPNLAVLRVVAAEGYGADVVSGGEMARAVAAGIPASGIVFSGVGKTRAELLRGLEAGIGQFNLELEEEGVVLAQLAHERGMTARAVLRVNPDVDAGTHAKISTGRKENKFGVPIDQAPGMYARLSTLPGLSMQGVAIHIGSQLFDLAPLEAAYVRVKALVDELRAAGHAVARVDLGGGLGVRYKAGDDPRSPAEYGAMVERVTKDWGVQLMFEPGRVISGNAGVLLTRVIWVKPGVVHPYVIVDAAMNDLARPALYDAWHDVDAVVPTGERMTANVAGPVCETGDTFAMAREMDAVKGGDLAVLRTAGAYGATMASTYNSRPLVPEVLVDGDRYAVVADRIAAETILAAERVPEWL; this is encoded by the coding sequence ATGGACCATTTTCATTATCGCGACGGTGCCTTGTGGTGCGAGGGCGTGCCGCTGACCCGGATCGCCGACGAGGTGGGGACGCCCGTCTACGTCTATTCCGCCGCCGCCTTCCGCGCGCAGGCGCGTGCGTTCCGCGACGCGCTGGCGGGGGTGCCGGACGTGCACCTCGCCTATGCGATCAAGGCCAACCCGAACCTCGCCGTGCTGCGCGTGGTCGCCGCTGAGGGTTATGGCGCCGACGTCGTCTCGGGTGGGGAGATGGCGCGTGCGGTGGCGGCGGGCATACCGGCGAGCGGGATCGTCTTCTCCGGGGTGGGCAAGACCCGCGCCGAGTTGCTGCGCGGGCTGGAGGCCGGGATCGGCCAGTTCAACCTCGAGCTGGAGGAAGAGGGCGTCGTGCTGGCGCAGCTGGCCCACGAGCGCGGGATGACCGCGCGCGCGGTGCTGCGCGTCAACCCGGACGTGGATGCCGGCACGCACGCCAAGATCTCGACCGGGCGCAAGGAGAACAAGTTCGGCGTGCCGATCGATCAGGCACCTGGAATGTATGCGCGCCTGTCCACGCTGCCCGGCCTGTCGATGCAGGGCGTGGCGATCCATATCGGCAGCCAGTTGTTCGACCTCGCCCCGCTGGAGGCGGCCTATGTGCGCGTGAAGGCGCTGGTCGACGAACTCCGCGCCGCCGGCCATGCGGTGGCGCGGGTCGATCTCGGCGGCGGGCTGGGCGTGCGCTACAAGGCGGGCGACGACCCGCGCAGCCCGGCCGAATATGGCGCGATGGTGGAACGCGTAACGAAGGACTGGGGCGTCCAGCTGATGTTCGAGCCCGGTCGCGTGATCTCGGGCAATGCCGGCGTGCTGCTGACGCGCGTGATCTGGGTGAAGCCGGGGGTGGTGCACCCCTATGTCATCGTCGACGCGGCGATGAACGACCTCGCGCGCCCGGCGCTGTACGATGCGTGGCACGATGTCGACGCGGTGGTGCCGACCGGCGAGCGGATGACCGCGAACGTGGCCGGGCCGGTGTGCGAGACCGGCGACACCTTCGCGATGGCACGCGAGATGGACGCGGTGAAGGGCGGCGACCTGGCGGTGCTGCGGACCGCAGGGGCGTATGGCGCGACGATGGCGTCGACCTACAACAGCCGCCCGCTGGTGCCCGAGGTGCTGGTCGACGGCGATCGCTATGCGGTGGTCGCGGACCGGATTGCGGCGGAAACGATCCTCGCCGCCGAGCGCGTGCCCGAGTGGTTGTAG
- a CDS encoding COQ9 family protein, with translation MTEDLTLDEVRARLAPAIAANAAFDGWGDAARDLAAELEGIDPDVARLAFADGAVAMIDAWFEHIDAEMARALPPEGLTAMKIRQRITALVEARLAVLAPEREALRRARAVLALPNNVARAAKLGWRSVDRMWRLAGDTATDYNHYTKRAMLLAVYTATTTVFLDDDSEGQADTRAFLSRRIDGIMRFEKAKAQFTRRTQHRPSLSRFIGRLRYPVV, from the coding sequence ATGACCGAGGACCTGACGCTCGACGAGGTACGCGCCCGCCTTGCGCCCGCGATCGCCGCCAATGCCGCCTTCGACGGCTGGGGCGATGCCGCGCGCGATCTCGCCGCCGAGCTGGAGGGCATCGACCCCGACGTGGCGCGACTCGCCTTCGCGGACGGCGCGGTGGCGATGATCGATGCGTGGTTCGAGCATATCGACGCGGAAATGGCGCGTGCCCTTCCGCCCGAAGGACTGACGGCGATGAAGATCCGCCAACGCATCACCGCGCTGGTCGAGGCGCGGCTGGCGGTGCTCGCCCCCGAACGCGAGGCGTTGCGGCGGGCGCGTGCGGTGCTGGCGCTGCCGAACAACGTCGCGCGCGCCGCGAAGCTCGGCTGGCGCAGCGTCGACCGGATGTGGCGTTTGGCCGGCGACACCGCAACCGACTATAACCATTACACCAAGCGCGCGATGCTGCTGGCCGTCTACACCGCGACGACCACCGTGTTCCTCGATGACGACAGCGAGGGGCAGGCCGATACCCGCGCATTCCTGTCGCGGCGCATCGACGGGATCATGCGGTTCGAAAAGGCCAAGGCACAGTTCACGCGGCGGACGCAGCACCGCCCGAGCCTCAGCCGGTTCATCGGCCGGCTGCGCTACCCGGTGGTGTGA